A region of Salinibacter sp. 10B DNA encodes the following proteins:
- a CDS encoding RsmD family RNA methyltransferase, with translation MRIIAGHYGGHGLKSPQGHETRPSTERVRESLFSLVDARIYLEGAEVLDLFAGTGALGLEAISRGASLVTFVEQKGHVLDYARENAEKLGVEDKCIFIQADAVEYLRQYQGPELDLIMADPPYKLEAMQELPDLAIPCLDVDGVFTLEHSSHDWFDDHPHLMTSRPYGRTIVSLFRPPLPPAEGDETAEADASNNESVASSS, from the coding sequence ATGAGAATTATTGCCGGCCATTACGGCGGTCACGGACTCAAGTCGCCCCAAGGCCACGAGACCCGCCCGTCTACGGAGCGCGTCCGTGAGTCGCTCTTTAGTCTCGTAGACGCCCGCATCTACCTGGAAGGGGCCGAGGTCCTTGATCTCTTTGCCGGGACCGGGGCACTGGGGCTGGAAGCCATCAGCCGAGGCGCCTCGCTCGTTACCTTCGTGGAGCAGAAGGGACACGTGCTCGATTACGCCCGTGAGAATGCCGAAAAGCTTGGCGTAGAGGACAAGTGCATCTTCATTCAGGCGGATGCGGTTGAGTATCTTCGGCAATACCAGGGGCCGGAGCTTGACCTCATCATGGCGGATCCTCCCTACAAGCTTGAGGCAATGCAGGAGCTTCCGGATCTGGCCATCCCGTGTCTCGACGTGGATGGGGTCTTCACGCTGGAGCATAGCTCGCACGACTGGTTTGACGACCATCCGCATCTGATGACCAGTCGTCCGTACGGGCGGACCATCGTGAGTTTGTTTCGCCCCCCCTTGCCGCCGGCGGAGGGAGACGAAACTGCGGAGGCCGATGCGTCCAACAACGAGTCCGTCGCCTCGTCTTCCTGA
- the coaD gene encoding pantetheine-phosphate adenylyltransferase produces the protein MDKDFALYPGTFDPFTYGHRDVLERALRVFDRVEVTVGVNVEKDTLFTTEERTALAQRCTDDLDGVCVVAHEGLIVDRAQSVGAAALVRGLRQVSDFDAEFRMAFANRKLAPELETVFFMTSEEYALISSSMVRDAHRWDGDVSKFVPPPVVEALERKKAELAE, from the coding sequence ATGGACAAGGATTTTGCCCTGTATCCCGGTACATTTGATCCGTTTACGTATGGCCATCGTGACGTTCTAGAACGAGCCCTTCGCGTGTTTGACCGTGTGGAGGTCACGGTGGGAGTGAACGTGGAAAAAGATACGCTTTTTACCACAGAGGAGCGCACAGCTCTCGCCCAGCGATGTACCGACGACCTCGACGGCGTTTGCGTCGTGGCCCACGAAGGACTCATTGTGGATCGGGCACAGTCGGTTGGCGCCGCGGCACTTGTTCGTGGGCTTCGGCAGGTGAGCGACTTCGACGCGGAGTTTCGAATGGCCTTTGCAAACCGAAAACTGGCCCCCGAGTTGGAAACGGTCTTCTTCATGACGTCGGAAGAGTACGCCCTCATCAGCTCCTCCATGGTCCGCGACGCTCATCGGTGGGACGGCGATGTCTCAAAGTTTGTGCCGCCCCCGGTTGTGGAGGCTCTGGAACGAAAGAAGGCCGAATTGGCAGAATGA
- a CDS encoding acyloxyacyl hydrolase, translated as MGLWYGHSAHPGGLLGTISDSQLRLLGLRVHRRLLPTSEQMNDGYESPTLVYTADLIPLARAHIPETATPDAFFLGGPESEALTTRGIGAYPVGLQITFRPHRRLRPFLAGHTGVLYFFESVPDERGKQLNFAAGIGGGVEVSIASQTFLTLAYRYHHLSNGFRGSINPGLDANVLYLGVGTAL; from the coding sequence ATGGGGCTCTGGTACGGCCACTCGGCCCATCCAGGGGGTCTGCTGGGCACAATTTCGGACAGTCAGCTGCGCCTGCTTGGCCTTCGAGTGCACCGTCGGCTCCTTCCCACGTCCGAACAAATGAACGATGGATACGAGTCTCCCACCCTTGTGTACACGGCCGACCTCATCCCTCTCGCCCGGGCTCACATCCCGGAAACCGCAACGCCCGACGCATTTTTTCTGGGGGGACCGGAAAGCGAAGCCCTTACGACGCGCGGCATCGGTGCGTATCCCGTTGGACTGCAGATCACTTTTCGTCCTCACAGGCGTCTCCGGCCCTTCCTGGCCGGCCATACGGGGGTTCTCTATTTCTTCGAGTCGGTGCCCGACGAGCGCGGAAAACAACTGAACTTCGCGGCGGGTATCGGTGGAGGTGTTGAGGTCTCGATTGCCTCCCAAACATTCCTTACCCTGGCGTACCGGTACCATCACCTCTCCAATGGTTTTCGTGGATCGATCAATCCTGGACTCGATGCAAATGTGCTGTACCTCGGAGTCGGAACCGCCCTTTAA
- a CDS encoding prolyl oligopeptidase family serine peptidase, giving the protein MCCTSESEPPFNSSGLRLRVGLLLLLLFGVLAVSTGRPRPAAAQKSRSPLQPSDLLKIQEVQQLTLSSSGRSIAYTVRTAVSTGSTQTYRRRLYVVPAHGRDAPRLLTRSPHDASQPAWHPDGNKLAFVRPVHGTPQVFVLSLSGGEPYQLTDAPHGATNPQWGPNGNRLLYASSLPEPAVRPQTGRRPPSERPSRLPQDTLRRIPPDTLLVLRHQRTLEALDTLALGPNGTPRLPSDTSRALRSPGGPSVPPSLRSFPTDSLRLLSADSLRAVFDHLRLIPDTTTVPVAQDTAATPNGDLLQMRRWLDRRSSTKQQVFSRPDLRENGRYQPTPTYQHYFVVDVPPNVTTGAPERPRPRPVTQGYRSYHGASWLPGGSQIVVSAPPRVKAHPDRLRNRNLYVVDLAPYRIQQLLQIDGYRLTTPRVTSDGTTLAFRAERLETGSYDPVEIGLFELDGRSNPQFITSTFDHNVKRLRWSPDGWYLYAAAQARGGRPLFRFAPFARNDTTQQPRRTSLRDDYTTSRDTFSIDSTMVRTATVEQVLDADRAVQAFDVTASNAVYAVFDPSNPSELYRNTINFNNEQRLSSHNASWIARRRLASSTSVTAWNENVPVPGRVTRPLSFTDSLQYPIVVRPRGGPSALHPSAPIAAWIDRQFLAGRGYGVVEVWPRGTPGYGSTFRRRNFQDWGPGPGEDVLALTDSIASRAWVDSTQQALAGRGYGGYLTAWLLGRTDRFETAVAQSGVYDLTVFFDAGEAGPTVVEQFGGYPWASNAPPAPARTSDPSPSPRLTAGLLPPPDSTVAPGPALRRNSPLTNAHEITTPLLLLHGARNHVTGPTQPEMLYRRLKMNGIPTEYVRYPGVGHAFSQTATPKQRMDRLARLYEFIARFTAPGGRRP; this is encoded by the coding sequence ATGTGCTGTACCTCGGAGTCGGAACCGCCCTTTAACTCCTCCGGCCTTCGACTTCGCGTCGGTCTCCTTCTTCTTCTTCTCTTCGGGGTCCTTGCTGTAAGCACAGGCCGTCCCCGGCCCGCAGCCGCCCAGAAGAGCCGCTCCCCTCTCCAGCCCAGCGACCTGCTCAAAATCCAGGAGGTGCAGCAGCTCACTCTCTCCTCCTCCGGTCGCAGCATCGCGTACACCGTTCGCACGGCGGTCTCCACCGGCTCGACGCAGACGTATCGACGCCGACTCTATGTGGTCCCCGCCCATGGACGAGATGCCCCTCGGTTGCTTACCCGATCGCCCCACGATGCCTCTCAACCGGCCTGGCACCCCGACGGCAACAAGCTTGCCTTCGTGCGTCCTGTGCATGGTACCCCGCAGGTGTTTGTGCTCTCCCTGAGCGGGGGAGAGCCCTACCAACTCACCGATGCCCCGCACGGCGCCACCAACCCACAGTGGGGCCCGAATGGAAATCGGCTTCTGTATGCAAGCTCTCTTCCGGAACCCGCCGTTCGTCCTCAAACGGGCCGCCGGCCTCCCTCCGAACGGCCGAGCCGACTGCCCCAGGATACCCTTCGGCGGATTCCGCCGGATACGCTTTTGGTACTTCGCCATCAGCGCACCCTCGAGGCCCTTGACACCCTGGCGCTCGGCCCGAACGGCACGCCTCGCCTTCCGTCGGACACCAGCCGGGCCCTCCGCTCTCCCGGAGGGCCGTCCGTGCCGCCCTCGCTCCGCTCTTTTCCGACGGACAGTCTCCGGCTTCTCTCTGCCGACAGCCTGCGGGCCGTATTCGACCATCTGCGGCTCATCCCGGACACGACCACGGTGCCCGTCGCCCAAGATACAGCCGCAACCCCGAACGGAGACCTGCTCCAGATGCGCCGCTGGCTGGACCGTCGTTCGTCCACCAAACAGCAGGTCTTCTCCCGGCCCGACCTACGAGAAAACGGGCGGTATCAACCCACGCCCACCTACCAGCACTACTTCGTTGTCGACGTACCCCCCAACGTGACGACCGGGGCGCCCGAGCGTCCACGCCCCCGTCCCGTTACCCAGGGGTATCGATCGTACCACGGCGCCTCCTGGCTCCCGGGAGGATCCCAAATTGTTGTGAGTGCGCCTCCTCGCGTGAAGGCCCACCCGGATCGGCTTCGGAACCGGAATCTTTACGTCGTCGACCTCGCCCCTTACCGCATCCAGCAACTGCTGCAGATCGACGGCTACCGCCTCACCACCCCGCGCGTCACCTCCGACGGCACCACCTTAGCATTTCGGGCTGAGCGGCTTGAAACTGGTAGTTACGATCCCGTCGAGATTGGACTCTTTGAACTCGACGGTCGGTCCAATCCTCAATTTATCACCTCGACGTTCGACCATAACGTCAAGCGTCTCCGATGGTCGCCAGACGGATGGTATTTGTACGCCGCAGCACAGGCACGAGGGGGGCGTCCTCTCTTCCGGTTCGCGCCATTTGCTCGAAACGATACCACTCAACAGCCCCGCCGCACCTCGCTTCGGGATGACTACACCACGTCCCGAGACACCTTCTCGATTGATTCAACAATGGTGCGAACGGCCACGGTCGAGCAGGTGCTCGACGCCGACCGAGCGGTGCAGGCCTTCGACGTGACGGCATCCAACGCCGTGTACGCCGTATTCGACCCCTCGAATCCCTCTGAACTTTATCGCAACACGATCAACTTCAACAACGAACAGCGACTGTCGTCGCATAATGCCTCCTGGATCGCTCGTCGACGGCTCGCCTCGTCTACGTCCGTGACAGCCTGGAACGAGAACGTCCCGGTCCCCGGCCGGGTAACCCGGCCCCTCTCCTTCACGGATTCGCTTCAATATCCGATCGTCGTGCGCCCCCGTGGGGGGCCCTCGGCATTGCATCCGTCGGCGCCGATTGCCGCGTGGATCGACCGTCAATTTCTCGCGGGTCGCGGATACGGCGTCGTGGAGGTCTGGCCGCGCGGCACGCCCGGCTACGGATCCACCTTTCGGCGTCGCAACTTTCAGGACTGGGGGCCAGGCCCTGGAGAAGATGTGCTGGCCCTGACCGACTCGATCGCGTCGCGGGCCTGGGTCGACTCAACGCAACAGGCCTTGGCTGGACGCGGGTACGGCGGCTACCTGACCGCGTGGCTGCTCGGCCGGACCGACCGTTTTGAAACCGCCGTGGCGCAGAGTGGCGTGTACGACCTCACGGTGTTCTTTGACGCGGGCGAAGCGGGACCTACCGTCGTCGAACAGTTCGGTGGATATCCGTGGGCCTCGAATGCCCCCCCGGCTCCCGCCCGTACATCCGATCCGTCGCCCTCTCCCCGCCTCACGGCGGGCCTTCTGCCTCCCCCCGACTCGACCGTGGCCCCCGGCCCGGCCCTTCGCCGCAACTCGCCACTCACGAATGCCCATGAGATTACCACCCCGCTCCTCCTACTTCACGGAGCCCGCAACCACGTGACTGGCCCGACTCAACCCGAGATGCTGTATCGTCGGCTCAAGATGAACGGGATTCCCACCGAGTACGTCCGCTATCCGGGAGTAGGGCACGCGTTTTCTCAAACGGCCACCCCGAAACAACGGATGGACCGGCTCGCTCGACTCTACGAGTTCATCGCCCGATTTACGGCTCCTGGGGGCCGTCGTCCGTAG
- a CDS encoding CPBP family intramembrane glutamic endopeptidase → MLDLFQNEWSRLRTAISSLDRQTTFVLVFAAVAVVLQFILGDRGLFYEHVAASLPADWRELASWGWWFGMQGLLGFVLPAAGLLLFFSNDLEDAGLGLGNWRLATGIAALYLPLVAVGTWVLSDGSAFQQQYPHYSPASQNWTLFLIYEALFLFYWLGWEYLWRGFVLFGSAPTLGLYAIFVQAIPFAALHVSKPWPEALLSIVGGIALGALVWRCRSFWIAVPIHAAQMMLLDFWCTLRVRTGVSGVGLEAFAQLVSHLGR, encoded by the coding sequence ATGCTCGACCTCTTCCAAAACGAGTGGAGTCGGCTCCGGACGGCAATCTCCTCGCTGGACCGGCAGACGACTTTTGTTCTCGTGTTCGCCGCCGTCGCGGTCGTCCTCCAGTTCATTCTCGGGGATCGGGGGCTTTTCTATGAGCATGTTGCCGCTTCCCTCCCGGCGGACTGGCGAGAACTTGCCAGTTGGGGATGGTGGTTCGGCATGCAAGGCCTCCTCGGATTTGTACTCCCGGCCGCTGGACTCCTGCTCTTCTTCTCCAATGACCTGGAAGATGCAGGTCTGGGGCTTGGGAATTGGCGACTGGCCACCGGGATCGCGGCCTTATACCTTCCCCTCGTGGCTGTGGGTACCTGGGTGCTCTCAGACGGAAGTGCCTTCCAGCAACAGTACCCGCACTACTCTCCCGCCTCCCAGAACTGGACCCTCTTCTTGATCTACGAGGCCCTCTTCCTCTTCTACTGGCTTGGGTGGGAGTACCTATGGCGGGGCTTTGTCCTCTTTGGAAGCGCCCCCACCCTGGGCCTCTACGCGATTTTCGTGCAGGCGATTCCGTTTGCTGCCCTGCACGTCTCCAAGCCTTGGCCCGAGGCACTACTCTCCATTGTGGGGGGCATTGCCTTGGGGGCGCTAGTGTGGCGCTGTCGGTCCTTCTGGATCGCGGTGCCCATCCACGCCGCACAGATGATGCTACTCGACTTCTGGTGCACCCTCCGCGTCCGTACCGGCGTCTCCGGCGTGGGCCTGGAGGCCTTCGCCCAGCTCGTGTCTCACCTCGGACGGTGA
- a CDS encoding site-2 protease family protein: MEPSHSSRSASSEASEASAFEPDADPPQNGQPAEPRREATDRPWLHAFLFVLTLASTVYAGGQWVNRVLFYEAQGETVSLLFMTVPMGWLVDGLRYAIPLLGFLTVHEFGHYFAARYHRVNTSLPYYIPFFPQINLIGTFGAVISIREAIPSKRKLFDIGAAGPLAGFVVAMGALLYGFATLPPPEYLLDLTGHEALKEHIRQYGTFPATPPEPASGALVIVVGQTPLFWLLSQFFANVPPMYEIYHYPVLFAGWLGLFFTALNLLPVGQLDGGHILYALLGPTWHRRLAQAFVLLLLVLGGMGFVREAQTVVEGGGLLWRGGAWLLLATIFYGYLTRIFRTSYPARFLALAGLMAGVGTAALIGPSLLQYGYSGWLIWTLLIVFLVRVEHPPVMRAEELTPTRRVLGYVAMAIFLLCFSIQPLSVL, from the coding sequence GTGGAACCGAGCCACTCGTCCCGTTCTGCGTCGTCCGAGGCCAGTGAGGCATCTGCGTTCGAGCCCGACGCCGATCCGCCTCAGAACGGACAGCCCGCCGAGCCGCGCCGAGAGGCGACCGATCGGCCCTGGCTGCACGCCTTTCTGTTTGTGCTCACGCTGGCGTCGACCGTGTACGCGGGAGGGCAGTGGGTCAATCGGGTGTTGTTTTATGAGGCACAGGGCGAGACCGTGTCGCTTCTCTTCATGACGGTTCCCATGGGCTGGCTCGTCGATGGACTCCGCTACGCGATCCCCTTACTTGGATTTCTCACAGTCCACGAGTTTGGGCACTACTTTGCGGCTCGGTACCACCGGGTCAATACATCGCTTCCATATTACATCCCGTTTTTTCCACAAATCAATCTGATTGGGACGTTCGGGGCTGTCATTAGCATCCGGGAGGCCATTCCCAGCAAACGCAAGCTATTCGATATTGGGGCGGCCGGGCCGCTGGCAGGCTTCGTCGTGGCGATGGGGGCGCTCCTCTACGGCTTTGCGACGCTTCCCCCGCCGGAGTACTTGCTGGATTTGACGGGGCATGAGGCTCTGAAGGAGCACATCCGCCAGTACGGCACCTTTCCGGCGACACCGCCCGAGCCGGCCTCCGGTGCCCTCGTCATTGTTGTGGGGCAAACGCCGCTCTTTTGGCTCCTCTCACAGTTTTTTGCGAATGTCCCGCCGATGTACGAAATCTACCACTATCCGGTGCTCTTTGCCGGATGGCTGGGACTCTTCTTTACGGCACTGAACTTGCTGCCGGTGGGGCAACTGGACGGCGGGCACATTCTCTATGCATTGCTAGGGCCCACGTGGCATCGGCGGTTGGCACAGGCCTTCGTCCTTTTGCTTCTGGTCCTGGGGGGAATGGGGTTTGTGAGGGAAGCGCAAACGGTCGTGGAAGGGGGCGGTCTGCTTTGGCGGGGGGGCGCCTGGCTTCTTCTGGCAACCATCTTCTATGGCTATCTCACGCGCATCTTTCGTACGTCGTACCCGGCGCGCTTCCTGGCGCTTGCGGGGCTCATGGCGGGCGTAGGGACGGCGGCGCTCATCGGGCCGTCACTGCTCCAGTACGGCTATTCGGGATGGTTGATTTGGACCCTTCTGATCGTCTTTCTCGTTCGTGTGGAGCATCCGCCGGTCATGCGAGCGGAGGAACTGACCCCGACTCGTCGCGTGCTGGGGTACGTGGCAATGGCCATTTTCCTTCTTTGCTTTAGCATTCAGCCCCTCTCGGTGCTTTGA
- a CDS encoding pyridoxal phosphate-dependent aminotransferase yields the protein MPSSSQSIRLNSRVADMQPSATLAMSARAEELRREGRPVVALSAGEPDFDTPDPIARAGMEAIENGFTHYTENTGMMELREAICEKFERDNGLDYSPEQVVCSNGAKQSLALAIHVLADEGDEVLVPAPHWVSYPEMTRFAGAEPAIVSTGVEEQYRMSAEALDAALTERTRVVVLCSPSNPTGSVYPPDELAALAEVISDYDDVFVISDEIYEHVRFDAEHRSFASFPGMMERTVTINGFSKAYAMTGWRLGYMAAPQPVADAAAKIQSQFTSAPSSISQKAGVAALNMDPAPVEEMVAAFRRRRDHVLEHLRSIDGVRCPTPEGAFYLYPDLSDFFGMTTPEGETIENSTDLCFYLLEEHDVALVPGDAFNGPNGLRLSYASSMEDLETALKRIEQGLLALQ from the coding sequence ATGCCTTCCTCCTCCCAGTCCATTCGCCTGAACAGTCGTGTCGCCGACATGCAGCCGTCGGCTACGCTTGCCATGAGTGCTAGAGCCGAAGAGTTACGTCGAGAGGGGCGTCCCGTCGTGGCCCTCAGCGCCGGCGAGCCGGATTTCGACACGCCTGATCCCATTGCCCGTGCGGGAATGGAGGCGATCGAAAATGGCTTCACGCATTACACCGAAAACACGGGGATGATGGAGCTTCGGGAGGCCATCTGCGAGAAGTTTGAGCGCGACAATGGACTTGACTACTCCCCGGAGCAGGTGGTCTGCTCAAATGGGGCCAAGCAGTCGCTCGCTCTTGCGATTCACGTCCTCGCCGATGAGGGGGACGAGGTGCTCGTGCCTGCTCCCCATTGGGTGAGTTATCCTGAGATGACGCGTTTCGCTGGGGCCGAGCCTGCCATTGTGTCCACAGGGGTGGAGGAGCAGTATCGAATGTCGGCGGAGGCACTGGATGCGGCATTGACGGAGCGTACTCGTGTCGTGGTTCTTTGCTCGCCGTCGAACCCGACGGGCTCTGTCTACCCGCCGGATGAGCTGGCGGCCCTCGCCGAAGTGATTAGCGACTACGACGATGTCTTCGTGATCTCCGACGAGATTTACGAGCACGTCCGCTTTGATGCCGAGCATCGATCGTTCGCGTCTTTTCCTGGCATGATGGAGCGGACGGTCACCATCAACGGCTTCTCGAAGGCCTATGCCATGACGGGATGGCGTCTCGGCTATATGGCGGCGCCCCAGCCCGTTGCCGACGCAGCGGCTAAGATCCAGAGCCAGTTTACATCGGCGCCCAGCAGTATTTCTCAAAAGGCGGGCGTGGCTGCACTCAACATGGATCCGGCTCCAGTGGAGGAAATGGTGGCAGCATTTCGTCGTCGTCGGGATCACGTGCTGGAGCATCTGCGCTCGATCGACGGGGTGCGCTGCCCGACGCCGGAAGGGGCATTCTACCTGTATCCCGATCTGTCGGATTTTTTCGGAATGACGACTCCGGAGGGAGAGACCATTGAGAATAGCACTGACCTTTGCTTCTACCTTCTGGAAGAGCACGACGTGGCCCTCGTGCCGGGCGATGCCTTCAATGGACCCAACGGCCTTCGCCTTTCCTACGCGTCCTCGATGGAGGATTTGGAAACAGCCCTGAAGCGGATTGAGCAGGGCCTCCTGGCGCTGCAGTAG
- a CDS encoding FlgD immunoglobulin-like domain containing protein, whose product MLFRSFSVPIMKRLGLFAVLVGLLVPTIHAQSQDWKQQAKQLSPIGAPVSNQIQVMAAAGDSLWHGPLLSVYVEEAERFETAEVDVLERDNVVFSLAAQNDARNAQIWAGLAFDTGSGAGTNGFLVSTDGGRSFVRRSPQLDDPADTTVAYGASMLSADAVTRQAGSSPQDLALSPEGDTTWVAGGRSGLRWTVDQGQTWVRAVLPPDTSRAIEPGTRYDFRVGPRLEDGSGHLNHIVYSVLVDETGTVWAGTVAGLNRSRSGTKTAAGDRGWRRYTARDSQRSVTGNFVVALTEQPRPRGRNPVWMATWAAQQGGGRLQRFGVSVTTDGGTTFRQALVGERIFDIAARQDRVYAAGSSGLFVSDDQGKTWRSVASFPLQSDEKTLPASVTPRTVATTDAALWVGTNEGLLRLDRDAEPALVTGRPAWQLFRAEVPVNPEEPTEQVPDVSTYAYPNPFVPSRDQLVRIAYELSEPQTVEVNIYDFSMNRVRTLTAQKPAGQQETVWDGTDAQGLRVPTGTYFYTVQLDNRTVDGKILVAN is encoded by the coding sequence GTGCTCTTTCGGTCGTTTTCGGTCCCGATCATGAAGCGTTTGGGCCTCTTTGCCGTACTGGTTGGGCTTCTCGTCCCGACCATCCACGCACAATCGCAGGATTGGAAGCAGCAGGCGAAGCAGCTTTCCCCAATCGGGGCGCCCGTCAGCAATCAGATCCAGGTCATGGCCGCTGCGGGCGATTCGCTGTGGCATGGGCCACTGTTGTCGGTGTACGTAGAGGAGGCGGAGCGATTCGAAACCGCTGAGGTGGACGTGTTAGAACGAGACAATGTCGTGTTTTCCCTTGCGGCTCAGAATGACGCACGGAATGCGCAGATATGGGCCGGGCTGGCCTTCGACACCGGGAGCGGAGCGGGGACAAATGGGTTCCTCGTATCCACGGATGGGGGCAGATCGTTTGTCCGCCGATCGCCGCAACTCGATGATCCGGCAGATACGACCGTTGCGTACGGGGCCTCCATGCTGTCGGCGGACGCCGTGACGCGGCAGGCCGGAAGCTCGCCACAAGATTTGGCGCTCAGCCCGGAGGGGGATACGACGTGGGTGGCGGGCGGACGGAGCGGCCTGCGGTGGACCGTCGACCAGGGACAAACGTGGGTCCGGGCCGTCCTGCCGCCGGATACGAGCCGAGCCATCGAGCCGGGCACGCGCTACGATTTTCGCGTCGGTCCACGCCTTGAGGATGGGAGCGGCCATCTGAATCACATCGTCTACAGTGTCCTGGTGGACGAGACAGGAACAGTGTGGGCCGGCACGGTGGCGGGATTGAATCGGTCGCGTTCTGGCACAAAGACGGCGGCGGGCGATCGGGGCTGGCGGCGATACACGGCGCGGGATTCGCAGCGCAGCGTGACGGGCAACTTCGTCGTGGCCCTTACCGAACAGCCACGCCCGCGGGGGCGAAACCCGGTTTGGATGGCTACGTGGGCTGCTCAGCAGGGAGGAGGCCGGCTTCAACGATTCGGGGTGTCCGTCACGACCGATGGAGGGACCACCTTCCGGCAGGCTCTTGTTGGGGAACGCATTTTTGACATTGCCGCGCGTCAGGATCGGGTGTACGCCGCAGGATCGTCTGGGCTTTTCGTTTCCGATGATCAGGGCAAGACGTGGCGCTCGGTGGCGTCGTTTCCCCTCCAGAGCGACGAAAAAACCCTTCCGGCGTCCGTAACGCCTCGGACAGTGGCGACCACGGATGCGGCCCTCTGGGTGGGCACCAACGAGGGCCTTCTCCGACTTGACCGGGACGCGGAGCCTGCACTTGTGACCGGCCGACCCGCATGGCAGCTCTTCCGGGCGGAGGTTCCGGTCAACCCCGAGGAGCCGACGGAGCAGGTGCCGGACGTATCTACGTATGCGTATCCGAATCCGTTCGTCCCGTCGCGGGACCAGCTCGTGCGAATTGCCTACGAGCTTTCTGAGCCGCAGACCGTGGAGGTGAACATCTACGATTTCAGCATGAATCGGGTGCGCACCCTTACGGCACAAAAGCCCGCCGGGCAGCAGGAGACAGTGTGGGACGGCACTGATGCTCAGGGCCTGCGGGTTCCAACCGGGACCTATTTCTACACGGTTCAGCTTGACAACCGCACCGTGGATGGCAAAATTCTCGTCGCCAATTAG
- a CDS encoding PorV/PorQ family protein, whose product MRSTRSGRFPMIARTLCALAILMGASGGGVLYAQEGNGVGAFSRIGFNARGLALGNALVADSSADVSPYYNPALLPSASQQRVSATAALLAYDRQLQSLEFTTPLGPTAGVGVGLLHAGVTGIDGRNSDGVHTETLSTDEFALSLSFGNRILERLSAGVSLTLYQSDVVPDASPVRGFGVDLGVVYQLSSRLRLAGRVSDLLAKYEWETGSVNGQSRVDHFPVRVHVGGSYVLQNGRLRLLAEFESRTVQRYRQVVDRIITTSAGPRRELRTETFRLHSLQGRVGAAYRPMDILTLRTGLDHIGWGGTSGLQPSAGFGLRQTVGELDVRISYAAVLEPYVRTLMNVGTIEIYL is encoded by the coding sequence ATGCGTTCGACCCGGAGCGGCCGATTTCCGATGATTGCCCGTACGCTCTGTGCCCTCGCGATACTGATGGGGGCGAGCGGAGGGGGCGTGCTCTACGCACAGGAAGGAAACGGCGTGGGGGCATTCTCACGAATTGGGTTTAACGCACGGGGGTTGGCATTGGGGAATGCGCTCGTGGCCGATTCTTCGGCGGACGTGAGCCCGTACTATAATCCGGCCCTTCTGCCATCGGCGTCGCAGCAGCGCGTATCGGCGACCGCCGCGCTGCTTGCGTATGATCGTCAACTACAGTCGCTCGAATTTACGACCCCCTTAGGGCCCACCGCGGGGGTAGGCGTGGGACTGCTTCATGCAGGAGTTACAGGCATCGATGGACGCAACTCGGACGGCGTCCATACCGAAACGCTCTCGACGGACGAGTTTGCGCTTTCTCTTTCGTTTGGCAACCGCATTCTTGAGCGTCTTTCGGCGGGCGTTAGCCTCACGCTTTATCAGTCCGATGTGGTGCCAGACGCCAGCCCCGTTCGGGGATTTGGCGTTGATCTCGGTGTCGTATACCAACTGTCGTCGCGCCTCCGGTTAGCGGGACGGGTATCGGATCTTCTCGCGAAGTACGAGTGGGAAACCGGGAGTGTGAACGGGCAATCGCGTGTCGATCACTTTCCGGTACGCGTACACGTGGGGGGGAGCTACGTTCTGCAGAACGGACGGCTGCGCCTGCTTGCGGAGTTTGAGTCTCGTACCGTGCAGCGCTACCGACAGGTCGTCGACCGGATTATTACCACCTCCGCTGGACCGCGCCGCGAGTTGCGCACGGAGACGTTTCGACTGCATAGCTTGCAGGGACGGGTGGGGGCCGCGTACCGTCCGATGGACATTCTCACCCTACGGACGGGACTCGACCACATTGGGTGGGGCGGGACCAGTGGGCTTCAGCCCAGTGCCGGGTTTGGGCTTCGGCAAACGGTGGGCGAACTCGACGTGCGCATCAGCTACGCGGCGGTGCTGGAGCCGTACGTGCGGACCCTCATGAACGTGGGGACAATCGAGATCTACCTGTAG